TatcatattttgtaatataatctATAGAATGtctagaattatattttatagtatagtCTATGGAATATATATGGCTATatcatattttgtaatataatctGTAGAATATctatgattatattatatttcacatccttaaaaattcgaatttgttTACCGTTTACTTTCAGCTATGGTAATTTAAACTAAAAAGATCTGAGTGACATTTACCTCTGGCAACTTCCATTTGAAGGGGTTAATATAGGTAATAACAACGTCGCCTTTGTTTCAGCTTCTTTTCCAGAACAAAAGGCTCACGCAGTCTTGAAATGAAGTTTGATGTCGTCACCGTACTGCGGATGGCGTGCAATTTCCATCAAACAGGAATGCTATGGAATACAAAGTAcaagtttcaatattaattactaatcaAAATGCAAACTGCAAGGAAACAAGTTTAATCCTTCTACTTAAAAACGTCAccggttattccgtaattaaatatgaaaattagatAATCTAAATACACtctaatatactttatttatatataataaattgaaatgaaattttggacGTATCTCttaaataactttgaatattttaattcgcaGTAGTCTATATTGCATTTCAAAACTTGAAATGCCTAATGCAAGTGCCAGCACGGATCAACTCGTAaccggtcaacgtgttaattgaagtTCGATCTTCAATGGAAGAATTTACTTTcctttgtttcatttgaacgttACACGCTATTAGAAGCATAGATCAAGAGTTCAACGATCAATCTTTACAAGTGTACTACTGTGCAACACAAATCCcaagtaaaatacaaaatcgaattcctcattgtcttccgtaagttagaaatttttaatccttgcactcgggaggtgactctccaccacttgatttcctacagtaaagctataaagtttgatatttaatattatacttcatacaatgcatcagtctgagaaatattcacgtaaaatttctcgtcgaattggtttcacaaaatatcgtcttcatctcaacagaaaatgttgaaatatttctagtgaaaaactccggagtgcaaagggttggtagctgaaatttagccggcgtttaATGTATGAACTCGTGACCGCTTAACAACGCGTTGATTCTCTAGACGAGAGTTGTTCACGTGGTAGAAAGTATGTTCGAAGCCGTCGCTAGATATCTTTCACAGCCATGCGACTGGGTCGATCGTTGTACGGAGATGTGGGTCAGGCACACGCCCGAACCCCCTGGATTTTCATCTCGCCCCTTCCTCCGGCGGACACGCGTGTGTAACGCATACCTAACCTCCAACGGATGATCGTCCGTTCCCCGTTTACGAAAACTCATCGGTTACACCGTTGAAACGGACACGGGAGAACGCTTTAGAACCGTGAACCTCTCTCTATCAACACGAAACGTCTGTCGTATTGATCACAACGGCACTTCTACTATCAGAATCGAATCGTTCGCAGATCAAACTGTTCTATTCAACTCgattcttcaaccctttgcggcccGAAGTGCtattggtttctcactttgaggttcacgtcggcgttcattcaattgcagcttgatatcacgctctatttatttgttcaagaatatttgggagtcattgagaTGTTACTTTTAAATGGTACATTTGTGATGCtacagataaatatagaaaaaatcgttaaccctttgcggacgaagattctctgaaacatacaaaacccacgacagatgaagctaaattacataagaattacttataaatattatggcgtgaagattaattttttaatcttaaagCCCGGGAAACCGCGGCTATAGCTGTTCGTATCGAAGTTTGAGGTTTAAAGTTTGAgtgtttgtataaataatttccagCGTGAAAGGTCAACTACTCGCAGAATATTTAGCACCGAAGAGGGAAGGTGTACCGATAAAACCTTTAATCGCGTGAGAAATCGATGGAAAGGTCTGCTTACGGAATCGATTACGGCAATTGGCGGTTGAAGGGTCCTGTTAAACGAAGGACCTCTCTTTAATGGAGTCTGAAATGAATTGCGCTTTTACTACGCTCGAAACACACCCTTCCTCCTCGGGCAAACTCAAGAAAAGTAGATAAAAGGTTATCATCCGACTCGGGTACTCAATACTAATCAAATGAAAGTCTCCGATGTAATCGTTATAATGAGGCCGGCTTCACGGGGGCAGCGTCTCCGGGACATTCTCCTCTGCCCTTTCGataaattagtaatttcatTCTAACCGGAAGCCATGGGAACGTGATTGCAGGGGAAGAATATCCCGAACGAACTTTAAATCGAATAACTTCCTCGTTCTTTTACAGGTTCAATAATTAAACAACGTTGTATTCTCGTCAGCCTTAATGTTTCTAAAAGATTCCGTTAGATCTTAAGTTCATTGTAGCTATAGATTAATTAACTCTGATGTAATATctgttattaatttcataaattattgctcgtctaatattaatctttaacctttagagtaaatgtagatgCAAAGTAAGcataaaattgatttcttttgcTACGGAATCGCTCGCgacaaagttgttttatcaagcacagttcaGCCGTAAATCACAAGGCAAGGGTTTAATCAAGTGTACTcgtgaaaatgattaattcatgACAAGATGGTAACGAAATCACTTGTACGAAGAACCAGTGAAGTGTTTTATCAGCAGAATTTGAAGATGTTTCTattctattgcaacctctacccgttttaacaattttttctatatttatctgtagcatcacaattgtaccatttaaggtaacatttcaacaaCTCCCAaacattcttaaataaataaatagagcgtcatatcaAGCTGTAATTGACTGAACTAACGTGAACCTCAAAATGAAACCAAGAACACTtcagaccgcaaagggttaaaggttggaaaccgccGAGTAACAACGCAAAATTGTTTATGAATTTATGCTATATATATTTAATCGTAAAAACAGTAATACACAAGAAATAGTCCGTTTCATTTCGTCAAATCGAATTCCGTTGGCGTTTCGTTTAGTCGACGACCTGGCCGGGGATCTTCAAGCAGACCTGGGGGTTGTTGTGCTCGTCGACCAGCGACAGTTGGATGGTCAAGAAGATCTTGGGGTAGATCTTCTCGATGGGCATCTTCAGTTTGTAGGTGACGACCTCACCCTTGTCCAGGGGGCATTCTCCGTTGGCGAGACTTTTGCAGGCGTTCTGCTCGGGCAGTGGGTACGGGCTGTGCGCGTTGCCGATCTGAACGTCGACTACTGGTCTCAGGGTCTTCGTACTGGCAACTGTAACAATTCGAAGTTGGTCGAAGTTAGCGCGAGTGTCTAACTATCCTGCGCTCAAAGCCGAATGGCTTTCGCCTCGCGAATACAACATGGCCGACGAGTAACCGAGCTCTCGTCATGTGTCGCTTAGAATCCAATGTTGAGTGGATTTCTTATTTTCTGAACTTTGTCAACTTTGAGGTAAATATTCTTTGTTGGTATTCGAGAATTTATGATTTATGTAACGAAGCAAATCCAATAGCAGGGAATTCTATTGCATAGatcatttctataatattaagaTCTATGTTTCTGCTCGGCGATAATTAAGTCGATTTGAATGTCAGTGGTGTTCTAAGATTTATGCGTCTAGGTGCTGTTAATTAGTTGCTTTCGTATGTAATCgtataaatgataattatgGTAGTACTGTATGATATTATACTAttgtgtttattttaatatgaatttctaTCAACTGTCTACTCACGAACGGTGAAGTCGATGGCAGCGTCAGCGAAGGTGCCCCTCTTCAAGTCGCAAGGGAGTTTGTTGCACCCAACGATGTTCACATTTTTGGGCGCCGGTTGGCCGCTGCAAGTGAGGAATTCCGACTGGAAGGAGTCGGCGATGAGGAAAGCGGCGACGAGGTAGACTGCAATCACATTTCGATTCGTTGTTACGACAATAAATGATCAAGTAAATAacgtttcttagatcttttattttccttcttactgcaaaatttggatgtgtgaaaaattcaataattatagtttctttaagattcattgaaatatctaatattattcctggtggaatattggagcctatagagttcaaagggttaattacgaaataataaccggtgacatagaATACTTTCTGCGTAAAATCGCCAGTCaaaaactcaattattttaGAAGCAATCCAGAAATACAAATAACATATCCTAATAATTAGAAGTATCAAATATAATTtgtctttcaatttttaattttcacagatatgaaaatatttcataagtcTAGTATAGTTAGCAGAGAAGCGAAACTTTTATGTCAGAAAGATCGAAGACACTTCGATGCTACTGTCGAgcaattataaatatcttatGGTTCTAATTAGTGATGGTTACATACCGTAGGTAATGATTGCCATTTTGCTGGTTGCTGCGGTTGTCGGAACCAAATGATGACCGTTCCAGACGAATGCTCggtatttatttctcaactttaTCTAATCAACCCGGTGGCAACGCCGGAGCAAGTGTTGTCAGTGATATTCAAAAACACTTGAAATCTGCGCACCTGTTCTCCAGCTGAGTAGGAACAGCTGCTAGATCTGTTGATAAAAATCGACGAGAATAGGGACGGTTTCGTTAACTCGCGCACTGATTAGGAGGAACCctgcattttctttcgaaatCTAGCGTACCTCGAGTGTTTTTAGATTAGGCACTTTTACTATCGTAGATAGTTATTCTGCAGGTGTTCACTATTTGATGACACTTGAAAAAACGTATTTCTTCGGTTAGATATCCGTCTGCTGATCGTTTCGATCGTTTGTTATAATTTACCTCGATAGACACGATTATTCTACGGTAAATCGaatgatttcaaatgaaaacctACACTTCtaggaaataatataaatatgaaatattctatcATATTCTACTATTTGCAAGTATTCGAATTAATGTATTCAAATCATCGACGCCTAGTAGAAATTGAAACAAGTAACAATTCACGAAATTACTCTCGATTTCGAATCGAACGGACGATCTCTCGTCGCAATCATCGCAATGAAGGAACGAATGACTCGTGGAAGTAAAACAGGCATTAAACAATGTAGAATGTTTTATTCAATCCATAGAGTACAAAACTATCGTTCTTACCGAAAGATCATTAAcactaatatctaatatttaattaactagtattaaatataatatttaataatatccaaTGTTATCAACATTGTTTCGTCAAAGTTTCTATattcagaaattattattttctatactaGATTTCTTAACTTAACTTTATTTCTAAACTTAATTCatttcatactgcatttccaaaagtttttcttttaatttggaCCCTATAAACGCAGACAATAACATCGTAAGGttctcttaaaattcattaaaatatttaatattagaactggtgcaatattcgagcctacggagttcaaagggtcaaacgATTCAGCGTCCGTCAATTCGACGAGCTCCGTATCTATCGTTAATCCAGCTTCATCCCCTAACTCCGATTCTCCTTATTCGCCTCAGAATTTTCCTTCTCCAacgcttcttcctcttcttcctccatTTTAGCGGAATTTTCCCCCGCAAGTCGCTCGCAGGGAACATTCTTCCTCCACGGCGGCATCTGGACGAACTTCTTTATCAACAGGTCGCGCACGCAGGTCGGCGTGATCTTGAAGAGCGCGTGGTACACGAAGTACCGCCATGACTCGTGCCTAAACCGACGTTTGAACAAGATCAATGTTAACCCACGTCACGCGTGTCGTTCAATTAAGAATAATCATAGACGATAATTGCACAGATTACCGGGGGCTATCTAGAACCGTCCCGATCGGTCTAATTAATCGAAGTAGCCAGGTGTTCCCTTGCAGGTGTCCGGTTTGCCGAACAAAAAATCGAACTTCACCGTAGACGCGAGATACGACGGGTCGCTATCTTTCGTCGATGGCTCCAGATACGAGGGAAACCACCGACGACAGTCTCGAACTCGCTTTCGCGCAGCTCGACCGCGCTGCAGATCTCCTCGGAAACCGCTCGTGGGTCCAGCGGGGCAGTTTGTATCGGTTTCACGTTACTCGTGTCGCAGATGTTATAAATTCTGTCGTTTCCACGAACTCTACGCGTatcaaaattctttaaaatttatcgtttttttttaatgcagGTTTTATGGGATTCAGACGTTTTGAATAATTCTGATTCGATTTCTGCGAATATTACAAGTTCTATGAGATTGTATCGGTTTCGTGTTACTCGTGTCGCAGATGTTATAAATTCTGTCGTTTTCACGAACTCTACGCGTatcaaaattctttaaaatttatcgttttctctttaaatatagattttataggATTCAGACGTTTTGAATAATTCTGATTCGATTTCTGCGAATATTACAAGTTCTATGAGATCTAAACGTTTCtggaatatttcgaatattattcCTAACATTTGAAACTTCGTTGATTACTCTCGCTAAGGAAACTTCCGTTTAAAGTCTATTGATATTTCCTCGGTTTTAACGCACCgattgccacgagaattttagAGCTCCACGGGTTATTCCTTCGTCGCAGCAGTGAATAgggaataattaattagttattacAGCTTCGAGGagttgcgctggaaagacgtgtcaCGCACGTCGACAttgacaattttgttgcattgcGCCTATTAGATTGtctcgaaatgtatcactctatacagaatgaataataaacaaaattcctcatatgcaattcctataaaaattgtaacaatagattattctcagtttcttcagacgttcattatagtactgaaatggaactatttactttcaaaatcatttcaaatattccaatgcttcgaagataccactaattgctaaacaaaaaaatcgaaaccaatcatttcgACTGGCAGTTCATCGCGTCatcgtatggcaaggggttaaagttgcAAAAACACGATCCTCCGACTGTTCCGAGGTTTCCCTAGGTTCTCACAGACTACCAGTTAGAAAAGTGACGCACTTGTAGACCGTTGACGGGTGTTTATCGAGCAGAGCGCCCTCGAAGGCCTCGTAGATCCCCGGGTCTGTCAGTTTCTCCAGGTTCCCGGGCTGCGCCACGGACCCGAAATATCGCGAGTAGCTGGTGAAGTAATCACCGTAAAAGTTCCTCGCCTCGTCAGTCATCGAGTTCCTCATCGCCTCGAAGTGTTCCGCTTGCCGCGCCAATATACTGCTCTCCCTGAAGAAAGATCCTACAAGAAGGTACGAGAACGAGCTCCCTTTACGTTACACCTCTTCGGTATTCTCGCTAACGTCGCGGAGTAATCTTTTAACGAGCGAACGAAACGGGCACGGTAACTGATTTCCATACAGATCGATGGATTACGTTAATTCGTATGATCGATCGAgctgtaattaaattttaactaGAATATTCCTGAGAAACGCGTGTATCAACCAGAACGCAATTTTTTAGCAATATTCTATTTGCTGACATTGAGGGAATACAGTTATAATTACAACTTGATTGATTGTACGAATTAACGTAATCCGTGTTTCTTACTTGATCGAAGGATTTCATTAGAATCGATAGAATTTGAagactaaccctttgcggtcgaatgtcggcatttcgagatgaaattttcatatttggaatgctAAGTCACAAAggggtgatttaattactcgaatagcaagaagttagtacgtagtttcctttttccaattatctaagcaatcgatgtataatttagcttcatctgctaaaCGTTTCCTGTACTTCAAgggatcttcgtccgcaaagggttaagactgttttattattgataatttggTTTAGTAAAATTGTGATTACAGACCAGGAATAAAAGAAACGACCTTGACGCCATACTTCTCGAGTTCGAGCCTAATGGCGGTGGCCCAGGCGCCGATCGCGGCCTTCGTCCCGCTGTAAGCGGCCACTCCAGGGATCGGCTGGATGTTACAGTGGCTCGAGATAACGACAATGCGGCTGGAGTGCGCTCGGATCATCGGCATCAGTTCTCGAGTGATCCTCATCGTACCAAGGAAATTCACTTCCACTTGACTCCTGATCTGATCCTCTGTTTGCCATTCGAATTCGCCGAAGATCATCACCGCGGCGTTATTGACCAAGCACCGTAGCTCTGTGAACAGATCGTTCCGATACTCGTTCATTTACGATGTCTTAGTAATGTTAATTACATATTTCTCTGTCAAGATATTTCTTATCGAAACAATCCAACAGAAActcggagtgcgaagggtcaACAAATCCTCGGTTgttaattttcaaagaaaatttcatggAACAGTCACTCTCAATGAAAGATACGTTATCCTCGATCAGAGTACTTCAGACTAATTCTATATTTGACAACAATAATCTATATTTGATAACAATAATCTAAATTTGACACCCGTTGATCCCGATATATTTCAGAACAAATATTCGCAACACACATTCGCACTTCCATAAATTCAAACCAAATCCCCGACACACCTATGCTCCTAAAAAACACCTGTACCCTCAAAAATACTTCTCACTTTCAATAAAGAAACTGTTCGAAGAGTTCATCCAGGACTTATCCTAGTGCGAATTTACCTAAATTCTCCCGCGCCAGGAGCGTTCGCACGGAGTCAGCGAAATCAATCACGCTGACAGGTTCCGTAACATTCAGGGGGTAAACGAACGCGTCCGCCTCCCTCAAGTTTCTCGCCCCCAGACCGTCGTTCCGCAGCACGCCGGCGATCACGGTCGCCCCCAGTTGCCGACAGTGAAGGGCCAAACTGTAACCCAACCCTGAATCGCAGCCAGTCACGACGATCGCCTGATTCGCTCGTATTTTATCCCGGGACTTACACCAGGAGTACAAATAATTTCCACCTGAAACGAGGAAATATTGGACTCGGTTGTTGTTCGATCGTTCGAGATCAACGCTGCTGTTGTATCTTGATGTATAATGCGACTTGTTTGTCAGATAGTTGATAAGTAATGTCAATTTGATCaaggaaattgaataattagcCGACAGGGAGGTGATCGGCGAATGGAAGAGATCGATGATTGGAAGTATTTGATAGTTTATTTGggataattaatattggaacGTTGTTTGCGGAGTAGGTGGAATTgtcattgacactagaactaccgttcagaatgactggtttcgagttgtttgtttcgcaatcattaatatcttgaaagcactcaatatttgaaatgatcttgaaaataaacagtttctttTGAATACTCcaatgaatatccgaagaaactgaaaataatctattgtcacaatttttatagagattacatatcaatcgtattaaatgctcggtagttctaatgttaaccatTTGACTGGGTTAATGACAATTTCAGGGTCTTTGCAAACACCAGGAAAGTGGCAAGCGATCGcattctttcgtttcagttcagaaactgaacGCTTTATTTTTACACAAGATTGTAAATATCGATCGTtgttccatttctaagcaggtgataagaagaatgaataattaagaGACAAGTAAATAAAGTTACTTCGATACGAACCGACAGAGTGACACTTTTAGTCAGCGCAGCGGAGAACCGCCATTGCGCCGCTCGCCACTCGAGCGGTTAGGAATATTATTCGAAGGAACtttcattaatcctttgcgaacgaagtgccaaaccttcaacagatgaagctaaattatacatcaattgtataattgatggaacaaaaggaaactgcgtgctgatctcttgctattcgagtaattatatcattttttctgacttagtcttcgaaatatgaaaatttcgcaaagagttaatttacaTGAACATCCGTAGCTTGATGTTAGCGTGAGTTCTATCATGTCAGTGTTGATCGATGCAGTGGGTATCACGATTGCAACGAGTCATCGACTTTTGTGCTGATGTCTGATCCGGATAAGAGGATAGTCGACCGGTGAGCAGATAAGTTACGTCATGGCGGCGCAGATTTTAGACTACGTTCACTcttagaatatttttctaatgtaaTTAGTGCAATTGGTGTGTTGGTGtaaaatcttcgccacaagTCGGACACATTGGAAGGTAAGGGGTTGGTCTAACAATGTTTATCCTTACTTACCGATGCAACACAGGGAAATCGTCGACGCCGTGTATTTGTGTCCCTTGTTCCACGAATAAACAAGACTCAACAAGGTCGCTACATCAACAGCGAGCATCTTCGAGTGTCTTCTTAAGCACTTTGCTAATCCCATCGCCGAATTGAAgctcaacactggaactaccgaatgCGTCAAAATCACCGAGTtctgaattattcttttataaacgaagcttg
Above is a genomic segment from Nomia melanderi isolate GNS246 chromosome 8, iyNomMela1, whole genome shotgun sequence containing:
- the sro gene encoding SDR family oxidoreductase shroud, with amino-acid sequence MGLAKCLRRHSKMLAVDVATLLSLVYSWNKGHKYTASTISLCCIGGNYLYSWCKSRDKIRANQAIVVTGCDSGLGYSLALHCRQLGATVIAGVLRNDGLGARNLREADAFVYPLNVTEPVSVIDFADSVRTLLARENLELRCLVNNAAVMIFGEFEWQTEDQIRSQVEVNFLGTMRITRELMPMIRAHSSRIVVISSHCNIQPIPGVAAYSGTKAAIGAWATAIRLELEKYGVKVVSFIPGSFFRESSILARQAEHFEAMRNSMTDEARNFYGDYFTSYSRYFGSVAQPGNLEKLTDPGIYEAFEGALLDKHPSTVYKHESWRYFVYHALFKITPTCVRDLLIKKFVQMPPWRKNVPCERLAGENSAKMEEEEEEALEKENSEANKENRS
- the LOC116423890 gene encoding NPC intracellular cholesterol transporter 2 — encoded protein: MAIITYVYLVAAFLIADSFQSEFLTCSGQPAPKNVNIVGCNKLPCDLKRGTFADAAIDFTVLASTKTLRPVVDVQIGNAHSPYPLPEQNACKSLANGECPLDKGEVVTYKLKMPIEKIYPKIFLTIQLSLVDEHNNPQVCLKIPGQVVD